The sequence TATTCGTAACATTTGACCAAAAATACTGCTATACTTGTTCACGGGATGCCTCCTTCAGGTGGTTGTTTTGTTGTTGCAAATAAATCAATTCTACCTGTTGGAGCTCCCTTCCCTTAAAACCTATTTTGGACAGATATGAGAATAAAAGCCGTGTCTTGACGGTGCGTTATTCCTGATGAAGAGTAATTTCACTAGACCTTTATGAATCAGTATATTGAAGCGGGAGGTTTTATAATGGCAAGACGAAAGAAATCACCTAAGCTTATAGATTTTAAGGTACTTATAGAACCCGATGAAACAGGTGGATATGTGGTATCTTGCCCGTCTTTATCCGGTTGTTTTAGCCAGGGCGATACACTGGAAGAAGCGCTTGAGAATATAAAAGAGGCTATTGAGCTTTGCCTTGAAGATATGAAAAAGCATGGTGAGCCCATACCGGCTACATCCCATTTACTGGTTGGTAGTGTCACAGTAGCTATATGAAATCAACTATTTCTAAGATTGAAAGACCAGAGGATTGTTCTATAGCCGTGAAATATGAAGACTCCAATTATCTCTGCCAAAGAAGCAATTAAGGTATTTGAAAAAATCGGCTATAAGGTTGTTCGTCAAAAAGGCAGTCATATTCGGATGCCCAACGAGAATAATCCATAAATACACCAGCCGTTAACGATTTCGGATCATAAAACCTTAAAACCTGGGCTTCTGAGGAAACTGATCCGTCAATCGGGTTTGACCGTTGAAAAATTCACCGAATTATTAAAAAGCTAGAAGACGCTCATAGTCGTTTGCCTCCTAAGAGTTATGAATCATTACTGATAGAATATAACTTCGCCTTTGCTCTAGTATTTAGACATAATGTTTTCGTAAAAGCTGTTATTGACTGAGCCAGGTTATTCAGTATTCCCGATGAGTTGACCTACCAGAACCTCTGCAATGTGCTTGGGTCGTCTTCCTACAAAGTGCTCGACCTGCTGGCGGCAGGAAACACCGGATACGGCGATTACCGTTTCTGGAGATGTCTGCCTAATAGCTGGGAAGAGGCGATCTTCTCCGATTCTCTTCGAGATTTCGTAGTGCTCCTTTTCATAGCCGAAGCTTCCGGCCATTCCGCAGCAACCGGCGCCGCTATCCCTGACCGAACAGCCGGAGAGACGGAGAAGCTCTAATGAGGGTTCACTGCCAATCAATGCCCTCTGATGACAGTGTCCGTGGAAGAAAACCGATTGGCTATTGGATTTCCAAGAGATATTGAGCCGCTTTTTTTTATGTAAATCGAGGAGAAACTCTTCCAATAGAAATGAGCTATCCGCCACAACTCTGACATCGTAGTCTCTAGGTAATAAATCCGGGTATTCATCCCGAAAGGTGAGGATACAGCTAGGCTCGGTACCGATGATTGGTATGCCTTTGCGAGCGTAGGTAGAGAGTAGCTCTACATTTCTGAGTGCACGGGAGCGTGCCGGTTCGACCATCCCTTTACTGAGCATCGGGCGGCCGCAGCACGCACGGTTGGGGACTAATATTACTTCAAATCCGGCGGCTTCGAGCAGCTTCACCGCGGCTTGACCGACTTCCGGATAATAAAAGCTAGTCCAGGTGTCGTGAAAATAGACTACTTTTCCACCAGCAGTTCTGGGTTTGATTGGCTGGCGATTGTAGAACCAATTAGTAAAAGTCTCACCGGCAAAGCGAGGAAATGAACGATTTGGATGAATATTCATCTGAGAAAGTAACCAGGGTGATAGGGAGTTATCTAAGATAAAGTTGGCCAGCGATGCAGAATGAGAGGAAATGCGGCTTATTTCATGAATATAGCCGAAGATACGGTCGCGGATAGTTAGTCCGCGAGCCGAGTGATAATGGGCCAAGAACTCGGTCTTCATCTTGGCTACGTCAACGCCGGAGGGGCATTCCCTCTTACACCCTTTACAGGCAAGACAGAGGTCATATACCTTATACATTTCATCGCTGGCTAATGCTTCTTTAGATAATCTTCCCGAGATAACCGCCCTAAGCGCATTGGCTCGCCCCCTGGTTGTGTCCATTTCATCGCGTGTGGCCATGTATGATGGGCACATTATGCCTTCTCCGATTTTCCTGCAGAGACCTTGACCGTTACACATCTCTACCGCCTGAGTGAATCCTTTATCCTTGGACCAATCCAGGTAAGTACTAATTTCTACTGCTCTGTAGTTTGTGGTGTATCGCAGGTTTTCATCCGGCATCGGAGCATCTACAACCTTGCCCGGATTGAGGAGTCCGCGCCGGTCAAAGGCGGTTTTCAACTCGCGCATTGCTTGATAAAGTGTAGGGCCGAAGAGTTTCTCATTGAGATAGCTTCGTTGTAAACCGTCTCCGTGCTCTCCGCTCATAACACCGCCATACCGTAGAGCTAGCTCGAAAGCCTGCTCTGTTAGCTCCTTCATGAGCGTTACACCCTGGGTTGCTTTCAGGTTGACGAGCGGTCTCACATGAAGGCATCCGGCGCTGGCGTGCCCATAGAACGCCGCTTTGGTTCCCAGCCTGTGGATCACATCAAGTATATTAGCTACATAGTTTGATAAATTTTCAACCGGCACGGACACATCTTCGATGCAGGGAATGGGCTTATAATTGTCTCGTTTACTCATCAGTAAGCCTAATCCTGCCCTCCTTACCCCCCATACATTAGCCTGATATTCCGGAGAAAGGGCGTATGCGCTGGAACATTTGACGTTCCTGCCGTTAAGATAAGAAACCAAGTCATGGGTCTTTTGTTCCACTTCCCTTTCTGTTTGACCATAGAACTCTACGGCCAAGATAGCTTCGGGGTCGCCTTCGACAAACGAGAGCATTGGGGAATATCCGGGGTGTTCTCTGGTAAGGCTGATGAGCATCCGATCGATCAATTCTATCGCCGAAGGATCTTTTTCGAGGATAACCGGCACGGCCTCCATGGCCGAGACCAGTTTGGTAAATTGTAAAAGCGTGAGCCCGGTATGAAGGGGCCTAGGAACCAAATTAAGTGTGAACTCTGTTGCTACGGCTAGCGTTCCTTCAGAGCTGGCAAGAAGTTGAGCTGGGTTGAAGGGACTCTTGAGAAGGTAAGGCAGGCTGTAGCCAGAAGCCCGCCGCCAGTGCTTGGGAAAATCTTTCTTGATGGCTTCGGCATAGCGGTTACGCAATTCAAGAAGATTCTTGTAGAGCCTTCCTTCGGCAGAATTTGTGTTGGCTTTGTTAGAAAAGCTAACCTCGTCTATAGCGTTTAGCCCTATCGTGCTGCTATCCGAGAGAACAACCTGAGCGGCTTTTAAATTATCTCCGGCCATTCCATATAGGATTGAGTGCGTGCCGGTGGCGTTATTTCCTATCACACCGCCCATAGTTGCCACTCTGGCGGTTGCCGGGTCCGGGCCAAACATAAGGTTGTGTCGTTTCAGATATCGATTAAGTTGTTCCAGGTATATACCGGGTTGTACTCGAACTGTGCCAGTCTCCGGGTTTAATTCCAGCACCTCATTCAAATACTTAGAAAAGTCGATCACCAAGGCATGACCCACGGCTTGACCGGCAAGGCTCGTTCCTCCGCCGCGTGGAAGTATAGGCACATTGTACCGGGCAGCGGTTTCTACCGTTCTTGCTACGTCCTCAACTGTTCTCGGAATGACCACACCGACAGGCTCAATCTGATAATTGCTGGCATCGGTACTGTAGAGAAACCGGCTGATGGTATCAAACCGGACTTCACCGTCTAGTTTCGTTTTAAGAGTGACTTCGAGGTCTCGGCGGAGGGAATCAGTGGGCATGATATAGAAAATCAGTATAACTGTCATGAGGAAGGTTAACTATGCTGGGAACATTGGATTCGATACGAGTTTTAGAAGGGGTAAATCAAATTTAGTTTGTGTTTTGTGCCTTATGAAAATTCAGACTAGAGTAGTGAGATTATATTTTTGTAAGGAACGCATGTATGCGTTCCCTACGCTTTATAGAAGCGTTGACCATGCTGAGCTAATATGTACAAGTATTGCAGTGCTTCTGCATTTACTTCTCGGATCAGGAAAAATGAATCGAGGGTTTAGGGTTATAAGTTTCTACGCGGTTTTGTAACCCAAGATGGAATGAGGGGAGTGCAATTGTACGCCCCTACTGCTCAATCCTCTCCTTCTTTGCTGAACGTCATGACCGTGTCATACGTGGTGGTTCTCTGAGCCGGTATGCGTCCGATCTCCCTGGTAAGGCGGCGGAATTCCTCGGGCGGAAAATACTGGCCATGATTTGCCCCGGCAGCGCGGGAGATATGCTCTTCCATCAAGGTGCCGCCGAAATCGTTGGCCCCGGCGGTTAAAGAGAACTGAGCGAACTCCGGCCCCTGTTTCACCCATGATACCTGGATGTTGTTTATCCATCCGCGAAGCATAAGCCTGGATACCCCGTACATCTTCAACTGCTCAAGGTCAGTAGGACCGGCCATTACCTTACCCTTGGATTTTCTAAAAAGCCTGGTGTTCCAGGGAATGAACCTTAGCGGAACAAACTCGGTAAATCCCCCGGTCTCTTTCTGAATATCCCTGAGTATCCCTATGTGTTTGGCCCAGTGGTGGGGCTTATCTAGATGGCCATACATTATGGTCGAGGTTGTCCTCATACCGGCCTTGTGTGCTTTTTTGACGATTCTAATCCAGTCATAGGTGGTAATCTTTCTTGGCGCTATTACCTTCCTCACCTCCTCGTCCAGGACCTCAGCGGCAGTGCCCGGGAAGGTATTGTGGCCGACATCCTTGAGCATCTCGATGAAGTCTTCTTCGGTCACGTTAAGGGTCTTTGCCCCGTAATATATCTCGAACGGGGAGAAGCAGTGTGTGTGCATGTCCGGCACGGCCTTTTTCACTGTTTTTATGAGTTCTATGTAGAATTTCCCGTCTATATCCGGGTGCATGCCTCCCTGCATGCAAACCTCGGTTGCTCCGTTTTCTCTGGCTTCTATCGTTTTTTGGGCAATCTCCTCCATGGTCAGGAAATAGGCCCGTTCATCCCCTTCCGGAGCCATAAAATTGCAAAAACCACACCAGACATCGCAAATATTGGTGAAATTAATATTGCGGTTTATGACATAAGTTATGACGTCTCCAACATCCTCTTTCCTGATTTCATCGGCGGCGATGGCTAGAAGGGAAATCTCGTCCGCATCCTGCATGTTGAAAAGATGCTCACCTTCTTCTACAGAAACCTCCTGTCCCACCAGGGCCTTGTTAACTATCTGAGCCGTTCTCCCGTTCACTCTCGACAGAAGGGAATCAAGACCGAGACTTCTATTTTCTTCTATTTTGTCCACTATCTCCTTAAGCTCTTCCATTTTCCTCTCCTTGGGTCTTAGATGAATTGGCCGGGGATACGTAGCCGTAATCATCCACAAAACCGTTCACCCGCTCCAAAACACTGTTACTCAGGAATTCCTCCCCAATAAATTCCGGATATACCGGTAACCTTTCTTTCAGGATAAAACCAAGCTCCTTAAGCTCCTTCTCCATCCTCTCTACCTGGGGCCAGGGAGCCTCCGGGTTAACGTAATCGATTGTGATAGGTGAAACTCCACCCAGGTCGTTAGCCCCGGCAAAAATAAAAAGAGAAAAGGTCCTTGAATTTAAATTGGGGGGAATCTGTACATTCATTCTTTCCCCGAATAAAAGCCGGGCAATGGCCACGGTTTTGAGCATATCCAGGAATTCCGGGGAGAGATGTCTTTCCATCAATATTCCTGGCTTAGGGCTGAAGTTCTGAATAATTATCTCCTGAATATGGCCGTATTCATCCGAAAGTTTCTTTATAGCGATTAACGAATCCACCCTCTCTTCATGCGTTTCCCCTATGCCCACCAGTATCCCGGAGGTCCAGGGAATCCTCAACTCGCCTGCATATTCGGTTGTCCTGATTCTAAGCTTGGGCACCTTATCCGGCGAACGGTAGTGTGCTTCGCCCTTCTTGAGAAGCCTGGTGCTTATTGTTTCGAGCATCAGTCCCTGGCTTGCATTCCATTCTTTGAGTGCGGCCAATTCGTCCCTATTTGCCACACCCATATTCGTATGGGGAAATATATTTTCCTTGAGACCGGCCTCGGACATCGCTACCAGGTATTCGGCAGTGGTTTTATATCCTATTTTAGATAGGGCGTCGCGATAAACCGGGTATTTAAGCTCCGGCTTGTCGCCGGTCACGAAGAGAAGCTCGGTGCATCCGAGCCTAGCTCCTTCCCTGGCAGTGTCAAGGACCTCCTCCGGAGGTATGAATAGTTCACCCTCTTCCGGTTCAATCTTGAAGGTGCAATAGCCGCAGTGGTCGCGGCAGAGCCGGGTAAGGGGAACAAACACGTTTTTGGAGAAGGTTATAGTATTCCCTTTACCCTTTTCCCTGACCCGGGATGCAGCATAGAGCAAGAAGGGGAATTCCTGGCTATCCAGTTCCAGGAGAAAAAGGGCGTCTTCTTTGTCTATTGTCTCGCCATAAACGGCTTTATCTATTATTTTTTCCAGCCGCGGGGACGGAATCTTTAACGGGTTCGGCGAAATGCCGAATGAGCCGAACGCTCCTCTTAACCTGCCTGAGCCAAGTAAGCCTTCCGTCTCACTTACATAGGTATTCATCATTTTAATTTTTTTTCTCTTCTATATGTGCACTTTAAGCGGTTTTTTTACTGCCTAGATTCACTTATATTCGCATAAGTAGATGGTCTTTGTCAAGTCTTTTGGCTGTTCCAACCTGGCCTTTTTGCCTCGGAATAAGCGTCTGGTTACTTGACATCTATACCACGCTACATTTTACTTAACCGTGGCCAACCAAATTGATTTTCGGGAGCGGTTTCACATTCTATCAAATAAAAAGCGTTTCACTAAAGGAGCAATGAATGGGGTATGAGTTAGAGCGTTCCGTAGCTATGGAGGCGGTGCTCAAGGCATCAAGGTTGTGTCAGTCGGTAAGGGCTTCGCTAGTGTCCGAGGAGACCATAGCCAAGAAGGACAAGTCCCCGGTCACCGTAGCCGATTTCGGTGCTCAGGCGGTAATAAGCCTAGAACTCAGGAGGGCTTTTCCTGACGACCCCATAATGGCGGAGGAAGACGCTGCTACCCTTCAAACGCCTCAGGCGAAGGTCATAATGGAGAAGGTTTTCGAGCATGTGGACGCGGTGATACCCGGTTTGGGGGAAGATGCGGTAGTGTCGGCAATTGACTACGGCAGTCATGCAGGCGGTTCACAGGGTCGATTTTGGACAATTGACCCTATTGACGGAACCAAAGGGTTTTTACGGGGAGAGCAATACGCGGTGGCCCTTGCCCTCATCGAAGACGGAAGGGTGATTCTCGGGGCGCTGGGATGCCCCAACTTTCCTGTAGACCCAAATAATCCGGAAGGGGATAAGGGTTGTCTGTTCATGGCCGTCAAGAATCAGGGAGCGATGATGCGTTCATTAGGTGATTCTATGGAAACTGCAATTAGGGTTACACAAATCGACGATCCCTCCATTGCTTCTTTTTGCGAGTCGGTAGAATCCGCTCACTCTTCTCATAGCGACGCGGCGCTCATCTCACGGATGCTCGGAGTCACTACTCCCCCGATTCGCATAGACAGCCAGTGCAAGTATGCCGCTTTGGCCCGGGGCGACGCATCTATTTACATGAGGCTTCCTACCAGCAATGACTACGTGGAAAAGATTTGGGACCATGCTGCCGGCTGGATTATAGTGAAGGAGGCTGGCGGAGAGGTTACGGATGTCTACGGTAAGCCGCTCGATTTTTCGTTGGGGCGAGAACTACGGCATAACACCGGTGTCCTGGGGACTAACGGCAAGCTTCACCCTAAGGTAGTGGATGCGGTCAGGCGGGTTTTGGAATCTAAGGTGTGAATAAAGTCATAGATTCAAAACTATTCCGGAATAAATTAGCTTATTTTGGAGCGTAACCATCTCTAAACAGGGTGGTCTTCATCCTTGAGTAATTCTTAATGACGTCCAGAAATCACACTTGTCCAAAATAAGGGATTGCATCGCCACAAAAAGAAAGGATAGAATTTCTTGAGGTGTTCGCCCTTCGACTCCGCTCAGGACGAACGGGTCTTTTATTCCTAATTAGCAGCGGATGCGTGCATCCGCTCATTCCTTCCCCGATTTAATCGGGGATCGACTCAGGACAGGCTCTGAGCCCCGTCGAAGGATGCCAATGTACTTATTCGGAACCCTATCCAGCTTGTCGAAGGGATAAATTTCACGACCGACGCAATCCCCCCTTTCTAGGACTAATGTTATCAGGACTTACATAACAAACATAAAGAAGGCAATTTGATTTGAAATTAGGCTTTTTATCCGTCTAAAAGTCTTATTTCACAGGGATGAGTTTTCTGATTATTTTGAACAGTGGTGTTCAAAAAGCCTAATTAAGTTGAGATGGTTTGCAATGTCGTTTATAATAACATTTGCTTAGTTCTGATTCTCCAAACGTTACTTCTCTCAAGCTAGTTCTCCGGGGAATTTCACTATCCTCGCAATAAATAGAAAAAGGAGAGAGATCATGGGTGATTTTCACCAGGCCGAAGTTATTTCCACATTACACAGGCTGAAGAAGGATAACGTCGAAAAATTAGAAGAAGAGTTGAAGGAGGATTCTGAACTCCGTCCGATTGCGCTTGTTCTTCCGTGTCTTTATTCGGAGTTACAGGGGCAGGCTTTAAAAAACATCTTAGAGGATTTGAAGAATGTAGATTATCTTAGTGAAATAGTGATAACCCTAGGAAGGGCGAGCGAGGCGGAGTTCAAGCATGCTAAGGATTTTTTCTCCATCCTTCCTCATAAGGTGAAAATAATATGGGATGACGGCGAAGGGGTACGCTCTCTTTTCCGACTATTAGAGGGAAACGGGCTTTACACCGGTGAACCGGGAAAGGGAAGGGCAGCCTGGATCGCTTATGGATATGTGCTGGCGGAAGAATCCAGTGAGGTCATAGTACTACATGACTGTGACATTATTACCTACAGTAGAGAACTCCTGGCCAGGTTGTGTTATCCGGTTGCAAACTCGAACCTGGATTTTGAATTTTGTAAAGGCTACTATTCAAGGGTAACCGACCGAATGTACGGCCGGGTAACCAGACTCTTTATCACACCGATCGTAAGAGCGTTAAAGAAAATCGTGGGGCACCTCCCATTTCTGGTGTATTTGGACAGCTTCAGATATCCGCTTGCCGGCGAATTCTCGATGAAAGCGGACCTGGCCAGGGTAAACCGTATCCCTTCCGATTGGGGATTGGAAGTGGGGATGCTCGCCGAGGTTTTCAGGAATGTTTCCCCGAAGCGCATATGTCAGGTCGATCTTTGTGACAACTACGAGCATAAACACCAGAGTTTGTCCACCGATGACCCCCAGGGCGGGCTTCTAAAGATGTGCATAGATATATCAAAATCACTTTTCAGGACGCTAGCTGCGGAGGGAGTAGTTTTCTCCGAGGGATTTTTTAACACCTTGGTTGTAACCTATCTGAGAACGGCACAGGATGCTATAAAGGTGTATAGCGACGATGCGGCGATAAACAGCCTCTATTTTGATAGACACGAAGAAGCAGTTGCCGTAGAGACCTTCGTTAAAGGAATAAGGATAGCTAGCAAGAGTTTCTTCGAAGATCCGCTTGGTGCGCCGCTCATACCAAACTGGAACAGGGTAACTTCGGCAATACCCGATTTTCTCGATCAACTAAAACAGGTAGTAGATGAGGATAATGCCCAGTGATTTTCTGGTCTTCACCGATTTGGACGGGACGCTCCTTGATTACAGCTCTTATTCTTTTGAAGCGGCGATACCGGCGCTTCGACTTATCGGCTCAAAAAACATCCCTCTCATAATATGCACCAGCAAGACCAGGGCGGAAATAGAGCTTTATAGGAGTCTACTGGACAATCAAGCACCTTTCATCTCCGAAAACGGCGGGGCTATCTTTATTCCCGACTCATACTTTCCTTACGACTTCGACTATGACAAAGAGGTGGATGGCTACAAGATTATTGAACTTGGAACCCCTCATAACACATTGATCGAGGTTTTAAACTCGATAAAAAAAGACGCGGGAGTCAATCTCAAAGGTTTATCGGAGATGACTATTGAAGAACTTTCGGAGGTCTCCGGACTAAATAAGGAGGAGGCCGGGCTGGCTCGAAAGCGTGAATACGACGAGCCCTTCATCACATACGGAGATGAGGGGGATAAGGAGCGGGTGAAGAAAGAAATAACCAGAAGGGGGTTTAGGCATACGGAGGGTGGGATATTCCAACACATCATGGGTGAGAACGATAAAGGTGGGGCCGTTAAGACTCTCATCGATATTTTCAAGGTAAAGTTCTCCGGGCTAAAAACTATTGGTATAGGGGACAGCCTTAATGACCTCCCTATGCTTGAAGCGGTCGATATTCCTGTGCTCGTCCAGAAGCCCGACGGCCAATATGACCCAAGAATAAAATTGGATAATTTGATCCTTGCAGAAGGAGTGGGACCCGAAGGATGGAACAAGGTTGTTTTAGGTTTATTGGAATGAGCCGGTGATTACTTAGGGCCGGTGACATATACCGTTACCACCAGCCAGTCTAGGTAGTTCATTTAATTAAAGTTCTTATCATTTGGATGCATGGTATTACCGCCCCAGCCAGAGCCTCATTGATTCATCAGTGGCTGATTCGGTTAAATGGGAAGATTGATTTCTTTTCCTGCTTCGGAGGATTTATAAGCCGCGACTATTATCTCCAGTGCGGCACGTGCGTCCCTTCCGGTTATCGCCGGCTCCCTACCTTCGATTATGGACATTATGAATTCATCTATCAGTCTATCCACATCTACCCTCCACCAGTTTACCGATTCGGTTTTTTCCTGGTCGAAGATCTTGAAGTCATGATAGGGTTTATCTACGATCATGGCCTTTTTTGAGCCCAGTATCTCAAACTTGGCATCTAGATGGGTGGGAAAACCCAGGGGATTTACCCAGCCTGCGGAAATCGTCCCGATGATTCCGCCCTCAAACTCAATAAATACGGTGCCGAAATCGTCTACCGGAATTTCTGTGTGGACCTTTCTTCCTATATCTGCATAAACCTTCTTTGCCGGTCTTCCAACCAGCCACATTAACCCGAAGACGGCATGTATTCCGATGTCGGCAAATCCACCAAACCCGGCCTTTTCTTGGTCCAGGAACCAAGAGGTATTGAGCCCCTTTATTACCGTGGGAATTTTACCATACTTGGTAGCGTTCAGGTGGTATATATTTCCAAACTCGCCGCTTTCTATCATCTCCTTCATCCGGATAACGCCCAGTTGATAGGGAGGGTTGAACGGGACCATCAGCTTAACATCGCTGTCTTCGGCGATGGATATTATCTCATCTGCTTCTTCGAGATTTGTGGCAATAGGCTTATCGCACAGGATATCGATACCCCTCGGCGCCACTTTCTTGACGACCTCCAGGTGTCTCGATGGTTCCGTTCCGATATAAACAGCGTTTAATCCTTCTTCCTTGGTAAGCATCTCGTCTAAGTCTTCATAGTATCTGGCCTTAAACCTTTCCGCATCTTTTTTGGATAAATCCCTGTTTATTCCGATCGCCGCTATAGAGTTTAGTGCCACTTCTTTGTGACCGGCGATGGTGGGAGCATAACGAAGGATGTGCGGATGGTCGTAGCCTATTATTCCGAACTTAAGCATGACTAATGCACCTCCATTTAGCCTCGGACTCGGTTTCTCTCTTAGGGGGATAAGAGAGAAACGCCTATAGCCGAGTCTAGTTGATCCTTACTGGCTTTCCCTTTTCTGCAGATTTCAGGGCCGATACGATTACCTTGAGCGCTTTACTGGCATCTTCATCGGTTATTCTGGGTTTTGCGCCGTTCTCTAGGCAGTCGAGAAAATGCTCGATTTCTCTCGTGAAAACGTGGGGCATCGAAGATAACATCGTGGAGAACCGAGGTATGGACACACTATCTCCGACGATTACCGCAGGACTCGAATCCTTGTCGCTGTATTGAATTTTTCCCTTCGTTCCGATTACCTCGGTTGAACAGTAAAAAGGGGCATACTCTTTGGGATGTGCCCAGCTCACTTCTATCACCGCTTGCTTGCCACCCTCAAACTTTACCAGCATGACCCCGAAGTCATAACAACCGTAAGCCCTGGCCTCCTCTCTTAAGCTTTTAAACTTGGAGAAGACCTCGACCGGTTCCTCCTCCAAAAACCACCGGGAGAGGTCGGCGACGTGTATTCCCAGGTCGACTATCACCCCGCCGTTTTCCCTTTTCCAATGCCAGTCACCCTTGGGAAAGCCCACCCAGGAACGTTCGCTTCGCCTCACGCTAATCGGTTCTCCTATTCTTCCGGCAGAAATTGCGTCTTTGATCTGCACCCACCGGTCGTCAAATCGTCTGGTGTGCCCGATGAAGAGCCCTTTTCCGTTTGCCCTAGAAGCTTCGAGCATTCTACTCGAATCGGCCAGTGTCATTGCAATCGGCTTTTCACAGATTACGTGTTTTCCGCTCTCCAGGGATTTAATAGCCATCTCTGCGTGCAGGTGGCTGGGCGTGCATATATCCACTAGGTCGATGTCGCCGTTCTTGAGGAGTTGACGAAAGTCCCGGTAATACTCGTCGGCTCCTAATTCCTCGGATGCCTTTTTGGCCCTTTCTTCGACTATATCGCACGTGGCCACTACATTTGCTCGGCGGATATTCTTCCAGGCGTGTTTATGGGCCAGGTTATAGATATTTCCATTTCCGATGATGCCGACATGAAATTCTTTTTCCATTGTTAATTGGTCCTCCTTTTGGGGGAATTACTGATAAAAATTATCCAACCGCCGTGAAAGAGGGCGTTGATTCTTAGCCGGCTCGAATCTTCCGGGCTCTACAGGTCCTCGTTTTTGGTGGCGAGAAAATCTACCTTGTTTATCCTGGTGATTTCTTCAAGGAGCGCCAACGTTGCCGGGGTAGCGTAATCTTCCTTGAGGTAGCGATAGTTACTTCCGTAGTCGAGGACGTCAACACGGTTAAATTTTTTTCCAGCGAAGTGTTTTTCCGCGATTGACCGGATCATCTCGTGAACGCCGGTGCCGTCCTGAGCTCGGGATTTCTGCCGATAGGCTATTTCTCGGGGAATGCCTTTCCGTAGCGCCAGTTCTCTATGAACAAGCTTTCTGTATTTGTCGTCCGCATCTTTTATCTTTAGATTGGGGGCTATTCTCATGGCCGTTCTGATTACTTCTCTGTCTAAGAAGGGTGCTCTTAACTCGATGGAATGGGCCATGGCCATCCGGTCTTCCCGCTCCAGCGTGTCCAGATATAGCTTTTCGATGTCGTCCCAGAGCCGGTCGTGTAGAGCCAGATGACCCTTCTCTCTCACCACATCGTTGTACCAGGAATATCCGGCGAATAGTTCATCGGCAGCCTGTCCGGTAAACATGACTTTGTGGTTATCTTCTCTGCACATCTTGGCGGCAATGTACATCGGTATGGCCGCTTCAACCTGAATTAGGCC comes from Thermodesulfobacteriota bacterium and encodes:
- the cofH gene encoding 5-amino-6-(D-ribitylamino)uracil--L-tyrosine 4-hydroxyphenyl transferase CofH codes for the protein MEELKEIVDKIEENRSLGLDSLLSRVNGRTAQIVNKALVGQEVSVEEGEHLFNMQDADEISLLAIAADEIRKEDVGDVITYVINRNINFTNICDVWCGFCNFMAPEGDERAYFLTMEEIAQKTIEARENGATEVCMQGGMHPDIDGKFYIELIKTVKKAVPDMHTHCFSPFEIYYGAKTLNVTEEDFIEMLKDVGHNTFPGTAAEVLDEEVRKVIAPRKITTYDWIRIVKKAHKAGMRTTSTIMYGHLDKPHHWAKHIGILRDIQKETGGFTEFVPLRFIPWNTRLFRKSKGKVMAGPTDLEQLKMYGVSRLMLRGWINNIQVSWVKQGPEFAQFSLTAGANDFGGTLMEEHISRAAGANHGQYFPPEEFRRLTREIGRIPAQRTTTYDTVMTFSKEGED
- the cofG gene encoding 7,8-didemethyl-8-hydroxy-5-deazariboflavin synthase CofG produces the protein MMNTYVSETEGLLGSGRLRGAFGSFGISPNPLKIPSPRLEKIIDKAVYGETIDKEDALFLLELDSQEFPFLLYAASRVREKGKGNTITFSKNVFVPLTRLCRDHCGYCTFKIEPEEGELFIPPEEVLDTAREGARLGCTELLFVTGDKPELKYPVYRDALSKIGYKTTAEYLVAMSEAGLKENIFPHTNMGVANRDELAALKEWNASQGLMLETISTRLLKKGEAHYRSPDKVPKLRIRTTEYAGELRIPWTSGILVGIGETHEERVDSLIAIKKLSDEYGHIQEIIIQNFSPKPGILMERHLSPEFLDMLKTVAIARLLFGERMNVQIPPNLNSRTFSLFIFAGANDLGGVSPITIDYVNPEAPWPQVERMEKELKELGFILKERLPVYPEFIGEEFLSNSVLERVNGFVDDYGYVSPANSSKTQGEENGRA
- a CDS encoding FAD-linked oxidase C-terminal domain-containing protein, encoding MPTDSLRRDLEVTLKTKLDGEVRFDTISRFLYSTDASNYQIEPVGVVIPRTVEDVARTVETAARYNVPILPRGGGTSLAGQAVGHALVIDFSKYLNEVLELNPETGTVRVQPGIYLEQLNRYLKRHNLMFGPDPATARVATMGGVIGNNATGTHSILYGMAGDNLKAAQVVLSDSSTIGLNAIDEVSFSNKANTNSAEGRLYKNLLELRNRYAEAIKKDFPKHWRRASGYSLPYLLKSPFNPAQLLASSEGTLAVATEFTLNLVPRPLHTGLTLLQFTKLVSAMEAVPVILEKDPSAIELIDRMLISLTREHPGYSPMLSFVEGDPEAILAVEFYGQTEREVEQKTHDLVSYLNGRNVKCSSAYALSPEYQANVWGVRRAGLGLLMSKRDNYKPIPCIEDVSVPVENLSNYVANILDVIHRLGTKAAFYGHASAGCLHVRPLVNLKATQGVTLMKELTEQAFELALRYGGVMSGEHGDGLQRSYLNEKLFGPTLYQAMRELKTAFDRRGLLNPGKVVDAPMPDENLRYTTNYRAVEISTYLDWSKDKGFTQAVEMCNGQGLCRKIGEGIMCPSYMATRDEMDTTRGRANALRAVISGRLSKEALASDEMYKVYDLCLACKGCKRECPSGVDVAKMKTEFLAHYHSARGLTIRDRIFGYIHEISRISSHSASLANFILDNSLSPWLLSQMNIHPNRSFPRFAGETFTNWFYNRQPIKPRTAGGKVVYFHDTWTSFYYPEVGQAAVKLLEAAGFEVILVPNRACCGRPMLSKGMVEPARSRALRNVELLSTYARKGIPIIGTEPSCILTFRDEYPDLLPRDYDVRVVADSSFLLEEFLLDLHKKKRLNISWKSNSQSVFFHGHCHQRALIGSEPSLELLRLSGCSVRDSGAGCCGMAGSFGYEKEHYEISKRIGEDRLFPAIRQTSPETVIAVSGVSCRQQVEHFVGRRPKHIAEVLVGQLIGNTE
- a CDS encoding type II toxin-antitoxin system HicA family toxin, with the protein product MKTPIISAKEAIKVFEKIGYKVVRQKGSHIRMPNENNP
- a CDS encoding type II toxin-antitoxin system HicB family antitoxin, whose product is MARRKKSPKLIDFKVLIEPDETGGYVVSCPSLSGCFSQGDTLEEALENIKEAIELCLEDMKKHGEPIPATSHLLVGSVTVAI